GTTGACAACATTTCATCTATTGCATAATATATACCTGTCGACGGCACGCTTTCGGCGGCTGCTAACATAAAACTGAGTCTTGCTCTCGGAAGGGCATCTTGGTAGACTGCGGGGAATTTACCCGCTGAGATTAAACACACGGGGTAAAATATGATAGAACGTTACACGCTCCAAAGAATGGCCCGGATATGGGAGGAAAAGAACAAGTTTCAAAAATGGCTCGATATAGAGATAGCAATTTGCGAAGCTTATGGGGAGTTGTCCCTCATTCCGCAGGAAGACCTGAAGAATATTAAAGAAAAAGCTGATTTTGATATCGACAGGATCAACGAGATTGAAAAAAGGACAAAACACGACGTGGTGGCATTTATTGAATCCATATCAGAGTTTGTCGGTCCTTCCTCGAAATTTATACATATGGGGGCAACATCTTCGGACATACTCGATACATCCTTTTCATGTCTCCTGAAGGAATCCGGAGATATTCTGATTGAGGATATCCTGTCCCTTATGGAGGTATTGAAGGAAAAAGCATATAAGTACAAAACAACCCCGATGATCGGGAGAACCCACGGCATCCATGCGGAACCCATTACATTCGGTCTTAAAATGGCGCATTTCTATGATGAAATGAGAAGGAACCTTGAGCGCATGAGGGCAGCAAAGGACCGTATAAGCCATGGAAAAATTTCCGGTGCTGTTGGAACCTTTGCACATGGCCAACCTTTTATTGAAGAGTATGTCTGCAAAAAAATGGGCTTAAAACCTGCGCCTGTATCAACACAAATCATACCACGCGATTATTATGCGGAATTTTTTACTACTTTATCCATAATAGGTTCTTCTGTTGAGAAGATGTCTCTGGAAATCCGCAACCTCCAGCGGACAGAAGTCGGCGAAGCCGAAGAATTTTTCCAGAAAGGCCAGACCGGCTCATCAGCCATGCCCCATAAGAGAAACCCCATTGCCTCTGAGAATCTCTGCGGCCTTGCCCGGCTGCTCAGAGGATACGCATTGGCTGCCCTTGAGAACATCCCTTTATGGCACGAACGGGATATCAGCCACTCTTCCGTTGAAAGGGTTATTGCACCTGATGCCACCATACTCCTTGATTACATGCTCGAAAGATTAAAAAACATGTATAATAATCTTATTGTATACCCCGAAAGGATGCAGAAAAACATGGATATGTCAAAGGGGCTTTACC
This Pseudomonadota bacterium DNA region includes the following protein-coding sequences:
- the purB gene encoding adenylosuccinate lyase, coding for MIERYTLQRMARIWEEKNKFQKWLDIEIAICEAYGELSLIPQEDLKNIKEKADFDIDRINEIEKRTKHDVVAFIESISEFVGPSSKFIHMGATSSDILDTSFSCLLKESGDILIEDILSLMEVLKEKAYKYKTTPMIGRTHGIHAEPITFGLKMAHFYDEMRRNLERMRAAKDRISHGKISGAVGTFAHGQPFIEEYVCKKMGLKPAPVSTQIIPRDYYAEFFTTLSIIGSSVEKMSLEIRNLQRTEVGEAEEFFQKGQTGSSAMPHKRNPIASENLCGLARLLRGYALAALENIPLWHERDISHSSVERVIAPDATILLDYMLERLKNMYNNLIVYPERMQKNMDMSKGLYHSEAILLSLINKGLTRQEAYKITQRVAMMCYENSLDFTAEVKKDEEIGKYLNEAEITGIMSNDHYFKYVDTIFNRVFN